The window ACATAAGATACGATCATACACGTTACCTTCGGTTCGTGCAGACGCATTTTTTTCAGTTAATGATCTTGGACAGGTTAAAGATGTAGAACACTTCGTAAAACAAGTTTCAAGAGTTTTGAAAAAAAGAGGGGTGTTCTGTTTTGCTGTGCGTAACTCTCTTGTAAATGTTCATCCTAATGCAATACTCCTCGGAGATAAAAAGGCGATTTTAAGAATCTTCAAGGAAAACTCTCTTGACGCGAAGTATCTTCGCAAAAAAAAGGGGTTGGGAGAAGTTCTGTTCATCTATGGTGTTAAGCGCTAAGGGTGTTAAGTAAAAGAAGGTGGAATTGGTTTTGTGTTGTTCTTGTGTTTCCTTTTTTCTTTTTCTCTTTTTTTTGTTTCTTTTTTTATTTCTCTTGTTTGTTTTTGGTTGTTTGAACTTGTTCTCGGAGTTGTTGTAAAAACTGCTCCCAATCCTCTTGTGCAATGGACCCGCCGCAAGCCTGGTCGTGTCCGCCACCTCGCCCTTCAATGCCTTGCAGTGCTTTTTGCAGGATGTTATACATGGATCTGTTTGGACTTGAGCGAAAAGAACACTTGTATTCTCCATTCTTGTTACGAGCAACAACAATGATTTTGTCAGGAAACTTGTATAATAATTCATTTGCAAGCTCTCCTGTGAAGCTTTGCTGTCCTGAGTAGACAAAGACAATAAGAGGATCTTGTCCAACTACTTTAAGAGCGTCTTTGAGAAGTTCTTGATATGCGGTATTGTATTTGTCATACTGCTTGAAAATGTGCTTGAGAGAGGGGTTGTCTCGTGTGAGTTCGTTTGGTTTTCTAACTGTGCTTAAGAGTTCAACAGATTTTGAGTATTCTTTGCTTCTTCCTTTAAGGTTGAATTGATAACAGCGAATCATCCATGAAAAAGGAGAATCAAAAAGTGCTTGTGGAGCTGAAGTTATGGTTGGAGGAAGAAGTTCAGGATATTCTTTTCTGAATTCTTCGATAAGATCTTTGGGAAAGGTCCAATCCCCAATGATGCCTATCATCGCTATCCAGAGTTCCCCTCCAATTGCGCGATAAACTATTTCAGACGTGCTCATAAGTGCGTCGGGTTGTTGAAGTTTTGGATTAACATATACTGCAACGGGCTTGTTTTGAATGTCGTGATGATCCACCCACACAACAGGTGTGGAAAGGCCTTCAAAAAAAGAGTCATCAATGGTGTGTGCGTCAAGAACAAAGATTTTATCTGGTTGGTATTCCTGGACTTGTTTGTGATAATAGTTGTCAAGAGTGGGTCTTGCTTTAAGAACAATACCTTTACCTGTTCCACAGTATTGTCTGCAGAGAAGAAAGGAACAAAGACCATCAGTGTCATCATCAAAGAAGAAGAGGGGGTTGGTACAGGTATCAAGCGCGTCTTTGAGCGGTTTGAAATTCATTTTTTATAAACTGCAAAAATCGATATTTAAGGATTGAGTACTTCTATACGGCTTTTCACGCTACTTTACGATTGTAAGGAGCATGAACTATTTTTTTTAGATATGTGTGTTATGTGCATTAGAAAATGGTTTATGAAAATTCAACGCCTGCTTGTTTATAGAGGTCTAGTGCTGTTTTCTTAGCCTCTTCAAGTGATGTTGCTTGTTTGAAAATGATTTCTCCGTACGAATAAACATAGATGTCTCCTTCAAGGATGAGAACAAGTTCGGTGTCTACAAGAACGGGGTAGGTTTCGCGAAGTGCATCCAGGTTGAGTTGCAAATGCTTTGAAGGTTGTACCACAATGCCTTTTTTTGAACGACAATGTCTGATGTGGTATGGCGCAGTGTCCTCTGTTTCTTCTAGATGTCTTCTTTTTTTCACAGTAAATGATGAAATGGAGGGCTCGTAAACACTAAGGGAGTGCAGCTTTGTTTCGCGCTGTTCTTCAACTGTGCCGAAAATGAGTTTGAATGCTTCAACTACTTGCAGTGATGCGATGATGTGTGTGGTTGGTGCGAGCACACCAAATTCTTCACAAGATTCTGCTTGTGCTGCTTTGGGAAATGCGTCGCGATAACGAGGACCCCCTGGAAAAATGGTCATAACATATCCTCTATCTCTTATACCTGAGCCCATAATCCAAGGTATGTGTTGTTCAAGACAATAGGTGTCAATAACGTCTCGCGTCTCAATATTGTCTGTGCCATCAATGATGATATCTGCTTTGACGTTTTTGATTGTTTCTTTGTTGATATGGGTAGTTGATGTGTGGATGGTGATGTCTGAGTTTATGCGTTGGAGGTGTTTTTGGAGTGCTGTTGCTTTTGGTTTGTTAATGTCTTCTTGAGTGTAGCAGCTTTGTCGTTGGAGATTCACGAGTTCTACGATGTCCCTATCATACAAGAAGATCTCACCAACCCCGCTACGTGCAAGCAGTTCTGCTGCAACACTGCCAAGCGCTCCGCAACCAATTATGGCTATGCTTGTTTTACGCAGTTTTTCTTGTGCAGTGCTACCTATGAATATTTCCTGTCTTGAATAACGATTCATTGAGTTGTTTCCTTTTGGAAGGTTTTTGACTGTTTTTTTTATTTGTTGAAGGCTGTCTTGCCTGTCTTGCCTGCCTTGAGTGTTTTCTTTGTGATTTGCTTTAATTGCTTTTGGTGATATTTATAAACTTGCGCGGCTTGCAAACACGTAGTATGGTATTGGCAAGAGAGATTCGCAGACAGGTGCTTCACTTATTGGTGGGGGTTGTGTTAGCGCTTCTGATTTTCTATGGGTTTATAGGGATCCTTGGTTTGCTCATTATACTCATTATTGGTTTGATCATCTCAGCACTTGCAACAGAGTATGATTTGTTGTTTATTTCGTGGTTCTTAAAACGCTTTGATAGGCCTGAGGATAGGTACTTTCCGGGTCGCGGAGCAATTGCTATGGTTGCAGGAGCTTTGCTCTCATTAACGCTTTTCGGCAGTCAAATCGCAACTGCCTCCTTACTCATTCTTGCTTTTGCGGATAGTTTTTCGCATATTGTTGGAAGAGCTCTTGGAAAGCGACCGCATCCACTTAATGGAAAGAAGCTTTGGGAGGGCTCTGTTGCGGGAACACTTATGGGTACAATTGCTGCTTGGGCTGTGGTGCCCTTATGGGCTGCGTTTTTCGCGTCCGTAGTTGCTATGCTTGTCGAAGCAATTGAAATACGGGTTAAGGGCGTTTTTCTTGATGATAATTTAATCATCCCGGTGGTTGCAGGGGCCGTTCTTGCCTTGTTGTTATAAACCAACCCCAAATAAACCACTGTTTAGTGGTGAAATTAGAGTAATATTTATAAACATTCCTGCGGGGGAAGAGCTTATGGTACCTTCCTGGAAAACGGGGTTCGCAGCAGGATCTGCTTTAGCACTTCTATTAGGCGCATATCAGGGGTTTCATCGCAATGCCATACTAACACCGCAAGAAGCATCCCTGGCGCCGCAGATAGTGCAAGTGGGCGAAGAAGATTTCACTAAAGACTGGCAAGAACGAGCTGGTACGTTATCCGTGCAAGGCTCACAAGAGGACTATGAAATCTACCAGCGCACACAACAACATCTTAAACGATCTCAAGATCAGAATCTTCGCGCTCTTTTTGGAAATGACTTCTCTCTTGAGGTGCGCGTAGAACAAGAAAAAGCAAAATGGCTAGGAACTAGCGGAAGGTTTCCTCTTCTGGATAAAAGAAGAAAAGCAAAGATGGCGCAAAAAAGAGAGTTTCTTGAAGAACTCCTACAACGCTTAACGGCATTTGACGATTACTTCAACACGGCCGAATCATTAACGGTAAGTAAAGGCTCGCCATCAAACAGATTTGTTCATTATGGTCTTATAGCAGCAGAATCCTTAGCATATATCAAGGCTCAAAATAATGCTTCTGATGCAAAAGGTCTTTGCCAGTTCATGGACAGAACTGCTCAAAGTATGGGCGTATTTGTCTCATCACATATTAACAGGAGTTTTTCTCCCGCATCCATAGAATCATGCATCTGGTTTCTTGAACAAGAAATCCCGCTCATTTTATCAGGGGTGTCAAAACCTCTTGATTACCGTCACAAACTCGCAGCATACAATGCAGGACCTTCACAAGTACGATACGCGCTAAAAAGAGGAAACTATTCATTTAGTGACCTCTCTTCGTTTTTCAGTTCCCCTCGTTTTATTCCTGGTTTTTCTCGAAAATTTTCTCCTCAAAAAGAAACTCAGGAATACCTTGTGAGAGTTTTTTCCTTTGCGGAAATCTTTAAATTAGCAGCTCTTCCAGTTTCGGAAAAGAAAGAACTTGCTAAGAGACTAGAAAAAAACATTTCTTCTGCTGAGGGTTTAGAAA of the Candidatus Woesearchaeota archaeon genome contains:
- a CDS encoding HesA/MoeB/ThiF family protein yields the protein MNRYSRQEIFIGSTAQEKLRKTSIAIIGCGALGSVAAELLARSGVGEIFLYDRDIVELVNLQRQSCYTQEDINKPKATALQKHLQRINSDITIHTSTTHINKETIKNVKADIIIDGTDNIETRDVIDTYCLEQHIPWIMGSGIRDRGYVMTIFPGGPRYRDAFPKAAQAESCEEFGVLAPTTHIIASLQVVEAFKLIFGTVEEQRETKLHSLSVYEPSISSFTVKKRRHLEETEDTAPYHIRHCRSKKGIVVQPSKHLQLNLDALRETYPVLVDTELVLILEGDIYVYSYGEIIFKQATSLEEAKKTALDLYKQAGVEFS
- a CDS encoding lytic transglycosylase domain-containing protein, with the protein product MVPSWKTGFAAGSALALLLGAYQGFHRNAILTPQEASLAPQIVQVGEEDFTKDWQERAGTLSVQGSQEDYEIYQRTQQHLKRSQDQNLRALFGNDFSLEVRVEQEKAKWLGTSGRFPLLDKRRKAKMAQKREFLEELLQRLTAFDDYFNTAESLTVSKGSPSNRFVHYGLIAAESLAYIKAQNNASDAKGLCQFMDRTAQSMGVFVSSHINRSFSPASIESCIWFLEQEIPLILSGVSKPLDYRHKLAAYNAGPSQVRYALKRGNYSFSDLSSFFSSPRFIPGFSRKFSPQKETQEYLVRVFSFAEIFKLAALPVSEKKELAKRLEKNISSAEGLEKLHIINNLAALNIRWPQTPPQWSVHIDNYSNCSYGGRVPSYLKVFNPHLPGDRTYPPSVCIHKPDSSDPSVRYLQFLFAKNE
- a CDS encoding DHH family phosphoesterase gives rise to the protein MNFKPLKDALDTCTNPLFFFDDDTDGLCSFLLCRQYCGTGKGIVLKARPTLDNYYHKQVQEYQPDKIFVLDAHTIDDSFFEGLSTPVVWVDHHDIQNKPVAVYVNPKLQQPDALMSTSEIVYRAIGGELWIAMIGIIGDWTFPKDLIEEFRKEYPELLPPTITSAPQALFDSPFSWMIRCYQFNLKGRSKEYSKSVELLSTVRKPNELTRDNPSLKHIFKQYDKYNTAYQELLKDALKVVGQDPLIVFVYSGQQSFTGELANELLYKFPDKIIVVARNKNGEYKCSFRSSPNRSMYNILQKALQGIEGRGGGHDQACGGSIAQEDWEQFLQQLREQVQTTKNKQEK